In Candidatus Manganitrophus morganii, the genomic window TGGCCTCCATCTCATCCCCTTTTTTGCTGAGCACTTTCCCCTGAGAAGCCACCGCATCGGCCGCCTCTTTAATGCTCCTGGAAATCAGGAGCAGCTTGACCTCGGACGGCTGCGGAAGTGCGGCCTGCCGACGGGCCTCCATCGAAAGGGGTTGGGCCGTTTCGTTGTGAACCTTCATCGGCATCGGGGCCGGCGGATCGGCCGGCGCGGTTTGCGATGATGGAGGGGGAGAGGTCGGCGTTTCCTTCTCCTGTGTACCTCCGTGGTTTTCGGCGGGAGCGGAGAGGGCCACCGTCTCTGCGGCCGGCGCAGCGCCATTTTCCGTCATTGAGAAATCGGCCTTCAGATCGGACGCTCCCCGTTGATAGAGGAAAAGGGTCCCGCCGATCAACACGATCGTCACAGTTATCTCAACGGGGCGATGCCACAGAGCGGAGAGCATTCCAGAAGTGGATGGAAAACCGGAGGAGCGCTCCTGCGGGGGAGAGACCATCTTCTCCGACGAAATTGCAACCTCCTTCGCCTTTTTTGGACCCCCTTTCTCCGCCTTCAAGGCCGCAATACGGCTCCGACATTTTTTACACCCCTTCAGGTGCGCCTTAATCGATCGGCAGAGGGCTGGATCGGCCTCTTCAGCAAGATAGGCGGAGAGGTCTTCCTCAATCTCTCGGCACTTCATCTTTTATCCCAGCGATGCCTGAACGGCTCATTGTCTTCCAGACTTTTAAGTCAATGTTTTTCGGAAGTTTCCGCGATAAATTTCTCTATTTCACCCGCCAGTTCCATCGGCCGCTCCGCCGGAACGGCATGGCCGGTTTCCCTAAAGACCGAGAGCTTTGATCCAAGTATACCCGAATGGAGACGTTCTTGGTATATCGCCGGAATCGCCCGATCGTGGTCGGCACTAATAATTAAGGTCGGCATCCGGATCTCGTGAAGCCGGTTGTGAAGCTCCGGGACCACTTTTTTTCGTTCAACCAGACCGGCAAGGGCCCGAGAAGACCGGAGGATCTCCTCTCTCTCCGCCGGCGTCAGTTTATGTCGGGCCAATTTTTCTCGAATTTCCGGGCGATGATAAAATCGATTGAGGATCTCTTTGAAATTCATCCCGGACGGGCTGACGATCGGAACTCCGGGAAGACGTCCGCCGGAAGCGGCGATCAGGATGAGGGTTTGGAATCGCTCCAGGTGGGAGAGGGCCAAAAGCAGACCAATCCATCCGCCGAGGGAAAATCCGACCAGATGGCAGCGCTGAAGGCCGACGGCATCCATCCAATCGATCACGAACCTCGCGAGATCTTCGGTCCCCTCAATGGAAGGGAGGGAATCGGATTGGCCGAAGCCGGGATAGTCGAGGGCATAAACATGAAACGCTTTTGAAAGAAGCGGAAGGACCTCCCGGTATTCGGCGGCACGCCCGGCGGCGGAGGGAAGAAGAAGGATCGGTTCACCTTCTCCTCCTTCCAGATACCGAATGGACCCATTCCGCAATCTAATTCTTCTTTCAATCATCATTGGCCACTCTAACATCGACCCAGGGGTTTTTCAACACTTAGGCAGCCTGTCCTCTTAACCGCCAACTTTAAATTGACATGCTATACTACGGGAAGTAAGATGGCGGCTTGGAGAAGCTCATGCAGAAGGATCATCCCTTCCAGATTCACCACATCGCTATCCAAACGGCCGACCTGGAGCGCTCCGCCGCCTT contains:
- a CDS encoding zf-HC2 domain-containing protein, which codes for MKCREIEEDLSAYLAEEADPALCRSIKAHLKGCKKCRSRIAALKAEKGGPKKAKEVAISSEKMVSPPQERSSGFPSTSGMLSALWHRPVEITVTIVLIGGTLFLYQRGASDLKADFSMTENGAAPAAETVALSAPAENHGGTQEKETPTSPPPSSQTAPADPPAPMPMKVHNETAQPLSMEARRQAALPQPSEVKLLLISRSIKEAADAVASQGKVLSKKGDEMEAKVVLLIPAERYERFSRSLQSLGLLKEISKKPPPAEGSLKVEVTIE
- a CDS encoding alpha/beta fold hydrolase, producing MRNGSIRYLEGGEGEPILLLPSAAGRAAEYREVLPLLSKAFHVYALDYPGFGQSDSLPSIEGTEDLARFVIDWMDAVGLQRCHLVGFSLGGWIGLLLALSHLERFQTLILIAASGGRLPGVPIVSPSGMNFKEILNRFYHRPEIREKLARHKLTPAEREEILRSSRALAGLVERKKVVPELHNRLHEIRMPTLIISADHDRAIPAIYQERLHSGILGSKLSVFRETGHAVPAERPMELAGEIEKFIAETSEKH